Proteins from a genomic interval of Oceanispirochaeta crateris:
- the ilvN gene encoding acetolactate synthase small subunit, which translates to MNETQKRHNISLYVENKPGVTIRIALVFARRGYNIESFVGSPAQDDRYSRINIEATGDSQTLHLMLEQLNRLVDVIHAREYSDEDVIQKELALIKVRCNNESRTEILQITGAFKCRNVDISDTTMTFQVTGKSSKIDAVSKMLDKFGVLEVVRTGKLLIARGKEETSW; encoded by the coding sequence ATGAATGAAACACAAAAAAGACACAACATCAGCCTTTATGTAGAGAATAAACCAGGTGTGACAATCAGGATTGCCCTGGTATTTGCCAGAAGAGGCTATAACATTGAGAGCTTTGTGGGTTCACCAGCTCAGGATGATCGCTATTCCAGAATCAATATTGAAGCCACCGGTGACTCCCAGACTCTTCATTTGATGCTGGAACAGCTCAACCGCCTTGTGGACGTGATTCATGCCAGAGAGTATTCTGATGAAGATGTGATTCAAAAGGAACTGGCTCTGATTAAAGTCAGGTGCAACAATGAATCCAGAACCGAGATTCTGCAGATCACCGGTGCATTCAAATGCCGGAATGTAGATATCAGTGATACAACAATGACCTTTCAGGTCACCGGGAAATCTTCAAAGATCGATGCAGTCAGCAAAATGCTTGATAAATTTGGAGTTCTTGAGGTCGTCAGAACGGGAAAACTTCTGATTGCCCGTGGTAAAGAAGAAACCTCCTGGTAA